From a region of the Calonectris borealis chromosome 2, bCalBor7.hap1.2, whole genome shotgun sequence genome:
- the LOC142079723 gene encoding uncharacterized protein LOC142079723 isoform X1 — protein sequence MAGPPQEPVTFEDVAVYLSRAEWDAIAEGQRELYRSVMLDNYKLLTSLGYPGPKPDILYRMERGEEPWVCAPQSPARWDGPGSPSAGRDGDVSWLEEPPSGWWPGAGGHRVLGGRTRTPCQGGRCVPWRLRSSRLLSKFRCLGGRSESPAEAAGRAVGPVESRDQARVVVWPGKEGEVEDKQGVKANVAQSRGFPLHPVMEQQNKKADPRERLRGDPRERFQRSPQESPRTLGEVTFLQGGGALSVEALNETVLKDHCYCLMSETWLLRCAPRPCPLREHDYCRNRKVGVSALKDHEYCHAQRIRYQGRDHKISRLTGKARAVLHGLAKRKSQIRRILRKAKRIMWHYKPCVYKRLEFPQGSSSIGCLSEPAVPPAEAEDDPTKGTCGAFCSPAKQEGLRPQPQSEGGSHGGTSEELRAPVVSFEPTAAPPPSNAVAELKREATHPKASVRCEAQRAQLIRSPDAQQNVDGRELVNPNYVSLRDAYKMVMRTVDHMLDSVCQNLEVGGYSQRKDLWPIVIQIDS from the exons ATGGCAGGGCCACCGCAG GAACCGGTGACCTTCGAGGACGTCGCCGTCTATCTGAGCCGCGCAGAGTGGGACGCCATTGCggaggggcagagggagctgtACCGCAGCGTCATGCTGGACAACTACAAGCTCTTGACATCCCTGG GTTACCCGGGCCCCAAACCTGACATTTTATACCGCATGGAGCGTGGGGAAGAGCCGTGGGTGTGCGCACCGCAGAGCCCAGCGAGGTGGGATGGACCCGGCAGCCCCTCTGCAG GACGCGACGGGGACGTGAGCTGGCTGGAGGAGCCTCCCTCCGGCTGGTGGCCTGGTGCTGGCGGGCACCGTGTGCTGGGGGGGAGGACGCGGACCCCCTGCCAAG GAGGACGGTGCGTGCCGTGGCGTCTCCGCTCCAGCAGACTGCTGAGCAAGTTCCGGTGTCTCGGGGGAAGGAGCGAGTCGCCGGCGGAGGCGGCCGGCAGAGCAGTGGGACCGGTGGAAAGCCGAGACCAGGCACGGGTGGTCGTCTGgcctgggaaggaaggagaagtagAGGATAAACAAGGGGTCAAGGCAAACGTAGCCCAAAGCAGAGGATTCCCACTTCATCCCGTGATGGAGCAGCAGAACAAAAAGGCAGATCCTCGGGAGCGTCTGCGTGGTGACCCTAGGGAGAGGTTTCAAAGGAGTCCCCAGGAAAGTCCGCGCACCCTGGGGGAAGTGACGTTTCTCCAGGGGGGTGGGGCACTGTCTGTCGAGGCTCTGAATGAGACTGTTCTGAAAGACCACTGTTACTGCCTGATGAGCGAGACGTGGCTCTTGCGTTGCGCCCCACGTCCGTGTCCTCTGAGAGAACACGACTACTGCAGGAACCGCAAGGTTGGTGTCTCGGCACTTAAGGACCACGAATACTGTCACGCGCAAAGGATTCGTTATCAGGGCAGGGATCATAAAATTAGTCGTCTTACTGGCAAGGCTCGGGCCGTGCTTCACGGGCTGGCAAAGCGAAAATCCCAAATCAGGCGAATCCTCAGGAAAGCCAAGCGAATTATGTGGCATTACAAGCCTTGCGTCTACAAGAGGTTGGAGTTTCCTCAGGGTTCCTCAAGCATCGGTTGTCTTTCTGAACCCGCTGTCCCTCCTGCTGAGGCAGAAGACGACCCCACGAAGGGAACGTGCGGGGCATTTTGTTCTCCTGCAAAGCAGGAGGGTCTGCGCCCCCAGCCTCAGAGCGAGGGTGGGTCCCACGGGGGGACATCAGAAGAACTTCGCGCCCCTGTGGTGTCTTTCGAACCCACGGCTGCACCCCCACCCTCAAACGCAGTTGCGGAGCTGAAGAGGGAAGCGACGCACCCCAAGGCGTCCGTGCGCTGCGAGGCGCAGAGGGCACAGCTGATCCGGAGCCCTGACGCTCAGCAAAATGTTGACGGACGTGAACTTGTTAATCCCAATTACGTCTCGCTGCGTGACGCGTATAAAATGGTGATGCGGACTGTCGACCACATGTTGGACTCCGTATGCCAGAACTTGGAGGTCGGTGGCTACTCGCAGCGCAAGGATCTCTGGCCCATCGTCATTCAGATAGACAGCTGA
- the LOC142079723 gene encoding uncharacterized protein LOC142079723 isoform X2 — translation MLDNYKLLTSLGYPGPKPDILYRMERGEEPWVCAPQSPARWDGPGSPSAGRDGDVSWLEEPPSGWWPGAGGHRVLGGRTRTPCQGGRCVPWRLRSSRLLSKFRCLGGRSESPAEAAGRAVGPVESRDQARVVVWPGKEGEVEDKQGVKANVAQSRGFPLHPVMEQQNKKADPRERLRGDPRERFQRSPQESPRTLGEVTFLQGGGALSVEALNETVLKDHCYCLMSETWLLRCAPRPCPLREHDYCRNRKVGVSALKDHEYCHAQRIRYQGRDHKISRLTGKARAVLHGLAKRKSQIRRILRKAKRIMWHYKPCVYKRLEFPQGSSSIGCLSEPAVPPAEAEDDPTKGTCGAFCSPAKQEGLRPQPQSEGGSHGGTSEELRAPVVSFEPTAAPPPSNAVAELKREATHPKASVRCEAQRAQLIRSPDAQQNVDGRELVNPNYVSLRDAYKMVMRTVDHMLDSVCQNLEVGGYSQRKDLWPIVIQIDS, via the exons ATGCTGGACAACTACAAGCTCTTGACATCCCTGG GTTACCCGGGCCCCAAACCTGACATTTTATACCGCATGGAGCGTGGGGAAGAGCCGTGGGTGTGCGCACCGCAGAGCCCAGCGAGGTGGGATGGACCCGGCAGCCCCTCTGCAG GACGCGACGGGGACGTGAGCTGGCTGGAGGAGCCTCCCTCCGGCTGGTGGCCTGGTGCTGGCGGGCACCGTGTGCTGGGGGGGAGGACGCGGACCCCCTGCCAAG GAGGACGGTGCGTGCCGTGGCGTCTCCGCTCCAGCAGACTGCTGAGCAAGTTCCGGTGTCTCGGGGGAAGGAGCGAGTCGCCGGCGGAGGCGGCCGGCAGAGCAGTGGGACCGGTGGAAAGCCGAGACCAGGCACGGGTGGTCGTCTGgcctgggaaggaaggagaagtagAGGATAAACAAGGGGTCAAGGCAAACGTAGCCCAAAGCAGAGGATTCCCACTTCATCCCGTGATGGAGCAGCAGAACAAAAAGGCAGATCCTCGGGAGCGTCTGCGTGGTGACCCTAGGGAGAGGTTTCAAAGGAGTCCCCAGGAAAGTCCGCGCACCCTGGGGGAAGTGACGTTTCTCCAGGGGGGTGGGGCACTGTCTGTCGAGGCTCTGAATGAGACTGTTCTGAAAGACCACTGTTACTGCCTGATGAGCGAGACGTGGCTCTTGCGTTGCGCCCCACGTCCGTGTCCTCTGAGAGAACACGACTACTGCAGGAACCGCAAGGTTGGTGTCTCGGCACTTAAGGACCACGAATACTGTCACGCGCAAAGGATTCGTTATCAGGGCAGGGATCATAAAATTAGTCGTCTTACTGGCAAGGCTCGGGCCGTGCTTCACGGGCTGGCAAAGCGAAAATCCCAAATCAGGCGAATCCTCAGGAAAGCCAAGCGAATTATGTGGCATTACAAGCCTTGCGTCTACAAGAGGTTGGAGTTTCCTCAGGGTTCCTCAAGCATCGGTTGTCTTTCTGAACCCGCTGTCCCTCCTGCTGAGGCAGAAGACGACCCCACGAAGGGAACGTGCGGGGCATTTTGTTCTCCTGCAAAGCAGGAGGGTCTGCGCCCCCAGCCTCAGAGCGAGGGTGGGTCCCACGGGGGGACATCAGAAGAACTTCGCGCCCCTGTGGTGTCTTTCGAACCCACGGCTGCACCCCCACCCTCAAACGCAGTTGCGGAGCTGAAGAGGGAAGCGACGCACCCCAAGGCGTCCGTGCGCTGCGAGGCGCAGAGGGCACAGCTGATCCGGAGCCCTGACGCTCAGCAAAATGTTGACGGACGTGAACTTGTTAATCCCAATTACGTCTCGCTGCGTGACGCGTATAAAATGGTGATGCGGACTGTCGACCACATGTTGGACTCCGTATGCCAGAACTTGGAGGTCGGTGGCTACTCGCAGCGCAAGGATCTCTGGCCCATCGTCATTCAGATAGACAGCTGA
- the LOC142079726 gene encoding LOW QUALITY PROTEIN: GTPase IMAP family member 5-like (The sequence of the model RefSeq protein was modified relative to this genomic sequence to represent the inferred CDS: inserted 2 bases in 2 codons), with product MRLLLVGRSGAGKSASGNTLLGEHVLKSKLATEPVTVSCAQARGHCDGTDIAVVDTADIFDPRAATSEVYKEITRCVRLSSPGPXALLLVTELGQFMEENKEAMERLQDIFGVDVLRHAIVLLTHAEDLAGRSLHDYLRYCGNAALQXLILQCGSRYCGFNNRAVGAERDQQVTELMGMVYHVVRENAGKWCSNDMYLEPDLTEEKVEYQMGRHRAEREAREWSRAMPCRKIMGYGMIFFVLALFSLILIFS from the exons ATGAGGCTCCTCCTGGTcgggaggagcggggcagggaaaAGCGCCAGCGGGAACACCCTCCTCGGAGAACATGTGCTCAAGTCCAAGCTTGCGACCGAGCCGGTGACCGTGAGCTGTGCGCAAGCACGAGGGCACTGCGATGGCACGGACATCGCGGTCGTTGACACGGCCGATATTTTTGATCCAAGAGCTGCCACCAGTGAGGTGTACAAAGAAATTACTCGTTGCGTCAGGCTGTCCTCCCCGGgcc cagcgctgctgctggtCACCGAGCTGGGCCAATTCATGGAGGAGAACAAGGAGGCCATGGAGAGACTGCAGGACATTTTTGGAGTTGATGTTTTGAGGCACGCGATCGTCTTACTCACCCATGCGGAAGACCTGGCGGGGAGGTCGCTGCATGATTACCTGCGGTATTGCGGCAACGCAGCGCTCC ACCTGATCCTGCAGTGCGGGAGCAGGTACTGCGGCTTCAACAACAGAGCAGTCGGTGCCGAACGGGACCAGCAGGTCACCGAGCTGATGGGGATGGTCTACCACGTGGTGCGGGAGAACGCGGGCAAGTGGTGCAGCAACGACATGTACCTGGAGCCCGATTTAACGGAAGAGAAAGTGGAGTATCAGATGGGGAGgcacagagcagagagggaagcgAGGGAGTGGTCCAGAGCTATGCCGTGCAGGAAAATTATGGGTTACGGGATGATTTTCTTTGTTCTTGCTCTGTTTTCCCTGATTctcattttttcctga